A genome region from Carya illinoinensis cultivar Pawnee chromosome 2, C.illinoinensisPawnee_v1, whole genome shotgun sequence includes the following:
- the LOC122297154 gene encoding uncharacterized protein LOC122297154 isoform X2, producing the protein MIVGFLMVFAILFQGNKDIYMKTASSDCAISDHGAARPQHRPVDDHDATNGLVRSTRDLPPAHYTFQIRNCSLLFKNEVKKCESGQFEVGGYQWRLVVQLPTDGKKNIYRNHENDHISLYLAIANENNLLPGWEVNVNFKFFVFDQIRNNYLCVQDGIVRRFHNLKTEWGFAQLLSLDLLDDPSNGYIVDDMCVFGVEVFVLKLTGMGECLSMVKEYPTSHHFNWKIDKFDPVKDYSYHSHVFLVEGRKWRLKLNLRGIKSVEDAFLSLYLQFDASETLTLGRRLYANYRLQLRDEVKGNHLEETGERWFYDNVGFGFPSFLSLRDLMDTSKGYLRGDALSVQCRIEFIYVAKEFLPK; encoded by the exons ATGATTGTTGGGTTCTTAATGGTTTTTGCCATTTTGTTTCAAG GAAATAAAGACATATACATGAAAACAGCTTCCTCCGACTGTGCAATTAGTGATCACGGCGCTGCAAGACCACAACATCGGCCTGTTGATGACCATGATGCCACGAATG GACTTGTAAGATCAACTAGAGATCTTCCGCCTGCTCATTACACATTTCAAATCAGGAATTGTTCGTTGCTGTTTAAGAACGAGGTTAAAAAATGTGAATCAGGCCAGTTTGAAGTTGGCGGCTATCAATG GAGATTAGTGGTACAACTTCCCACAGATGGGAAGAAGAATATATATCGCAATCATGAGAACGATCACATCTCTTTGTATTTGGCAATAGCAAATGAAAATAATCTTTTGCCTGGTTGGGAGGTTAACGTAAACTTCAAGTTCTTTGTGTTTGATCAAATACGCAACAACTACCTGTGTGTTCAAG ATGGGATTGTAAGACGCTTCCATAACTTAAAAACTGAATGGGGATTTGCCCAATTACTTTCACTCGACTTGCTCGACGATCCTTCAAATGGTTATATTGTTGATGACATGTGCGTTTTTGGGGTTGAAGTTTTTGTTCTTAAATTGACTGGCATGGGAGAGTGTTTATCAATGGTTAAGGAATATCCTACTTCCCATCATTTCAATTGGAAAATTGACAAATTTGACCCAGTGAAAGACTATTCTTATCACTCTCATGTCTTCCTTGTTGAAGGCCGTAAATG gaggtTGAAGCTCAATCTAAGGGGAATCAAAAGCGTAGAAGACGCATTCTTGTCTCTCTATCTCCAGTTTGATGCTTCAGAAACTCTAACTCTTGGCCGAAGATTGTACGCAAACTACAGGCTGCAACTAAGGGACGAAGTTAAAGGCAATCACCTTGAAGAAACAG GTGAGCGCTGGTTCTATGACAATGTTGGCTTTGGTTTCCCTAGCTTTTTGTCCCTCAGAGATCTCATGGATACCTCAAAAGGCTACTTAAGGGGTGATGCTTTGTCCGTTCAATGCAGAATTGAATTCATATATGTTGCTAAGGAGTTTCTCCCGAAGTAA
- the LOC122297154 gene encoding uncharacterized protein LOC122297154 isoform X1, protein MDVRARVPPCSDSCARPYHASHGISSDYMEARQASCHCDLPAAVTGNKDIYMKTASSDCAISDHGAARPQHRPVDDHDATNGLVRSTRDLPPAHYTFQIRNCSLLFKNEVKKCESGQFEVGGYQWRLVVQLPTDGKKNIYRNHENDHISLYLAIANENNLLPGWEVNVNFKFFVFDQIRNNYLCVQDGIVRRFHNLKTEWGFAQLLSLDLLDDPSNGYIVDDMCVFGVEVFVLKLTGMGECLSMVKEYPTSHHFNWKIDKFDPVKDYSYHSHVFLVEGRKWRLKLNLRGIKSVEDAFLSLYLQFDASETLTLGRRLYANYRLQLRDEVKGNHLEETGERWFYDNVGFGFPSFLSLRDLMDTSKGYLRGDALSVQCRIEFIYVAKEFLPK, encoded by the exons ATGGACGTAAGAGCAAGAGTCCCTCCATGCAGCGACTCTTGCGCAAGACCATATCATGCGAGTCATGGTATATCTTCCGATTACATGGAAGCTAGACAAGCAAGCTGCCATTGTGATCTGCCTGCTGCTGTGACTG GAAATAAAGACATATACATGAAAACAGCTTCCTCCGACTGTGCAATTAGTGATCACGGCGCTGCAAGACCACAACATCGGCCTGTTGATGACCATGATGCCACGAATG GACTTGTAAGATCAACTAGAGATCTTCCGCCTGCTCATTACACATTTCAAATCAGGAATTGTTCGTTGCTGTTTAAGAACGAGGTTAAAAAATGTGAATCAGGCCAGTTTGAAGTTGGCGGCTATCAATG GAGATTAGTGGTACAACTTCCCACAGATGGGAAGAAGAATATATATCGCAATCATGAGAACGATCACATCTCTTTGTATTTGGCAATAGCAAATGAAAATAATCTTTTGCCTGGTTGGGAGGTTAACGTAAACTTCAAGTTCTTTGTGTTTGATCAAATACGCAACAACTACCTGTGTGTTCAAG ATGGGATTGTAAGACGCTTCCATAACTTAAAAACTGAATGGGGATTTGCCCAATTACTTTCACTCGACTTGCTCGACGATCCTTCAAATGGTTATATTGTTGATGACATGTGCGTTTTTGGGGTTGAAGTTTTTGTTCTTAAATTGACTGGCATGGGAGAGTGTTTATCAATGGTTAAGGAATATCCTACTTCCCATCATTTCAATTGGAAAATTGACAAATTTGACCCAGTGAAAGACTATTCTTATCACTCTCATGTCTTCCTTGTTGAAGGCCGTAAATG gaggtTGAAGCTCAATCTAAGGGGAATCAAAAGCGTAGAAGACGCATTCTTGTCTCTCTATCTCCAGTTTGATGCTTCAGAAACTCTAACTCTTGGCCGAAGATTGTACGCAAACTACAGGCTGCAACTAAGGGACGAAGTTAAAGGCAATCACCTTGAAGAAACAG GTGAGCGCTGGTTCTATGACAATGTTGGCTTTGGTTTCCCTAGCTTTTTGTCCCTCAGAGATCTCATGGATACCTCAAAAGGCTACTTAAGGGGTGATGCTTTGTCCGTTCAATGCAGAATTGAATTCATATATGTTGCTAAGGAGTTTCTCCCGAAGTAA